CAGAGCGACAAAAGAAGTAACGGTCTGCATGGCAACATCGGGACCAGGGGCGACCAACCTTGTAACTGGATTGGCTGATGCCTTTCTTGATTCTATCCCTCTTGTCGCCATCACAGGTCAAGTTGCTAGCTCACACATCGGTACTGATGCCTTCCAGGAGATGGATGTGATTGGTATGTCACTCTCCTGTACTAAACACAGTTACCTTGTGACCGACATCGAAGACCTTGCTCCAACCCTTTCCGAAGCATTTGAAGTTGCAAAAGCAGGCCGTCCAGGTCCAGTTATTGTTGATATTGCAAAAGATGTCCAACTTGCTAATGCTCCGATCGAAGTACTGCCTGCATTTACTGCTCCACCGCACCCTGTCGCTTGTCCTGAGCAACTCGAAACTGCACAGCAAATTCTTGATCAAAGCTCTCGCCCTGTACTTTATGTGGGGGGAGGCGTACAGCTTGCCGATGCAACGGATACCGTTCGAGAGTTTCTACGCATTAACCCGATGCCTTGTGTTAGTACCTTAAAAGGGCTGGGGACGATTGAGAGACATGATCCTCACTATTTAGGTATGTTAGGCATGCACGGCACTAAAGCTGCCAACCTAGTGGTACAAGAAAGTGACCTTCTCATTGTGGTTGGCGCTCGTTTTGATGACCGCGTGACTGGGAAATTAGACACTTTCGCCCCTCACGCTAAAGTCATCCACATTGATATTGATGCCGCTGAATTCAATAAGCTAAGACGTGCAAACGCGATGCTTCGCGGCGATATCAACGTTATTTTACCGCAGTTGGAATTATCAAAAGATATCACGCCTTGGGCTCAACACAGTGAAAGCTTACGCTCGGCATTTAAATGGCGCTATGACCATCCTGGTGACCTTATCTTTGCTCCACTGCTGCTTAAGCAACTTTCTGACATGATGCCTGAGTCATCCATTGTCTCTACCGATGTTGGTCAGCATCAAATGTGGGCGGCGCAACATATTCAACCACGAGCGCCAGAAAACTTTATTACCTCAGCGGGTCTTGGCACCATGGGCTTTGGTTTACCCGCTGCCATGGGCGCTGCCGTTGGTCGAGAAGGTGACCAATCCATCCTCATTACTGGTGATGGTTCATTTATGATGAATGTACAGGAGTTGGGCACATTAAAACGTCGCCAAATTCCCGTAAAAATTGTGCTACTCAACAACCAACGTCTTGGTATGGTGAGGCAGTGGCAATCCCTCTTCTTTGATGGTCGACATAGTGAAACCATTCTTGATGACAACCCTGACTTTGTCAT
This genomic interval from Vibrio hippocampi contains the following:
- the ilvG gene encoding acetolactate synthase 2 catalytic subunit, producing MTGAELVVAALRQQGIETVFGYPGGAIMPIYDALYDGGVEHILCRHEQGAAMAAIGMARATKEVTVCMATSGPGATNLVTGLADAFLDSIPLVAITGQVASSHIGTDAFQEMDVIGMSLSCTKHSYLVTDIEDLAPTLSEAFEVAKAGRPGPVIVDIAKDVQLANAPIEVLPAFTAPPHPVACPEQLETAQQILDQSSRPVLYVGGGVQLADATDTVREFLRINPMPCVSTLKGLGTIERHDPHYLGMLGMHGTKAANLVVQESDLLIVVGARFDDRVTGKLDTFAPHAKVIHIDIDAAEFNKLRRANAMLRGDINVILPQLELSKDITPWAQHSESLRSAFKWRYDHPGDLIFAPLLLKQLSDMMPESSIVSTDVGQHQMWAAQHIQPRAPENFITSAGLGTMGFGLPAAMGAAVGREGDQSILITGDGSFMMNVQELGTLKRRQIPVKIVLLNNQRLGMVRQWQSLFFDGRHSETILDDNPDFVMLAKAFDIPGKTITKKEEVEPALQEMLESKTSYLLHVLIDEEENVWPLVPPGASNSDMLENT